Below is a genomic region from Rhodothermales bacterium.
CTCAAGACGCGAGTAAGGCCACTCGGCGTCGGGTAGATGTTCTGTAGCTAGCAGATGGAGCAGCAAGTTGTGCCCCTTCATCCGCCCGAGCTCCCCGGCCTGGTACGATCTCACGCGCCCCGTCGCTTCGCTGTCCTGGAAGGCCAACGCAATGCGAGCGAGTTTACTCCACACACGATGAAGTTGAGCGGCTTCAGTGAACCACTGTTTCTCACCCATCATGGAATAGAATCGTGGGAGATCAACGGTCTGCGGCTGTCCGCGCCGGTGCCACAACTCAAGACGACTAGCGGCTTCGTCGCCGTCGCGGCCAAGCAAGGTTGCGTGTGGACCGATAAACCAGAGCGGAGACCGGTATGCGCCGTACCCGTAGAACGAGTTGGAGAAGATTTCCAGCAGTCCCTCGTCGAGAGGAAAACTCATAACGTGTCCACAAGTATTCGCAGTGGTAATCGCAGAGGCGACGTAGTCGTCAATATCGGGCCGCTGGTTGATCGCGGCCAGCGAATCGTGCGAGAAGGTACGAGTCGCAACCGATTATCTGGCAGGCCCGACGACTCGTTCGTCCGGTATGTTGCATAGCGGGTGTTCTCTGTCGCCGTCCGTCAGCAGTTCACCCGGACCGCGCGCAAGGATGTAAGCCTCGGCGTATCTCCAGGACGTCGGTCTTTACCGCTGTAGCGACCGATGCATGGCTTCGCGTGACATGGTGCGTCGCACGGACTACATTAAGGCCTGTCCAATATCCCCGGGTAAACCATGAGATTGATTCGTGACGTCGTTCTGCTGACGCTCGCACTGTGCATCGTCGTCGGTGCAGCCGCCTGCGCTCAGGACACTAGCTTGCCGCTAGAAGAGCGTTTGTTCGAGGGCAAAATCAACGCCATCGACACGCTCGGTGTGCGGCGTTTCGTGGACAAGGTGTCTGAGGCCCGAACAGATTCCGCAGAGGTTTACTTCAACATTCGAGGTGAGCCGGTCGCGTGGCGGGGCTGGATCAATGGCCGCTACTTCGTTTACTGGCAACCCTACGGTCGCTTCGAAGTGGATGAGTCCGCCCTTGTGGCGCTGGAGGTATTCAAGGAGAATCGCCAACTACTCGAGATGCTGGAAGGCCTGGAACTGGTTGAGCGGGCCGCTAAAAAGTCTTCAGAATGAGGCATTTCGGCGTACCTGTGCCCCTTCCGCGGGCAAATCCTCTCAAAGTCCTCGTTATCCGTCCTTAACAGCTATTTCACTATCCGTCCTGGATGTCGATAGTAATAACAGGGGCGGATTAATCAGAGGTTGGATCAATGAAGGCCATTCTCGCAGTCCTGACTATCGCGTCGGCCGGAGCGTTTTACGCCTGGTCGGTGCACGCGAGCAGGCACGTTCATCGGTTCCAGGTCAGCTGACCGAATCGAGCTTGCGGACGGATTCTCTCAGGCGTCTTCGTAAACGAGATTGAGTAGATGGATGACCATCTCTCGCAACTCTCGTCGGTCAACGATGAGATCCACAAATCCGTGCTCTTTCAGATACTCTGACCGCTGAAATCCGTCGGGCAGATCCTGCCCCATGGTCTCGCGGATAACTCGCGGCCCGGCGAATCCTATCAGTGCTCCGGGCTCCGCCATGTGAATGTCTCCCAGCATGGCAAACGATGCTGTAACTCCCCCGGTCGTTGGGTTCGTCAGCAAGACGAAGTAGGGGATCGCCTTCTCCGCCAACCGCGCCAGCTGAGCGCTCGTCTTGGCCATCTGCATGAGGCTCAGCGCGCCCTCCATCATTCGGGCACCACCGCTCTGCGCGATGATGACCAGCGGAATCTCCCGATCGTGCGCACGTTTGATGGCCCGCGCCAGGATCTCGCCAATTACGGAACCCATCGAACCGCCGATGAACGAAAAGTCCATCGCACCGACGGAAACCTCCCGACCACCAATGAGCCCGGTGGCGGCTCGCGCGCCGTCGTTCAGTCCTGTCTTCTGTTTCGCGTCCCGAAGCCGATCCACGTATTTCTTTCGGTCGACGAAACCAAGCCTGTCGACAGCGAGAAGGTCCTCATCATACGTTTCGAAGCTCGCGTCATCGAACATAATCTCGAAGTAGCCAAGCGCAGACATCTTGAAATGATATCCGCATTTGGGGCAGACGAGGAGTTCGTCTTCGAGTTCACGTCGGTGCACGGGCTCCGTGCACTCCGTACACTTGATCCACTGGCCCTCAGGCACCACAATCTGATCGCTCAGACTGGTCTGAATTCCTGCTTTTTCTCTTCTAAACCAGGCCATAAGATCTTCTTTGCCTACTTGTGTCTCCACGAAACGCGATCCTACGTCGGCAGTCGCTCAAAGACTGACTTGTCACTCACCCTGGCTACGTAGTCCTTGAGATAATAGGGCTCGAACGACCGTAAATCATCAACATGCCCAGCATTTGCGCGTTCCAGGCCGATCTTGCCAATGGACATCGCCGACGGAACGAACTCCATCTCGATGGCACGAAAGCGATCCTTTGTGGCTGCGACCAGACCCTTCGCGGCGTCTCCGGCGACACCCACCATGCGGCCTCCAGCGAGTCCGGCAAGGGCATCGAGTGAATCGTCTATCGAGAGAACGCAGGCGTCCAGTAGCATCGACGGCAGTCCATCGCCGTTCTTCATCTCGAACACACCGAAATACAGCTCGCTCCTGCGGGCAGTGAGAGCAATGGCGACGAGCTCGGGCCGGTTCTGGCGCAGTCTTGAGAGGTGATCGGCCGCGTGCGCGTAGGCCTGAAGTGTCGGCACGCCAACAATCTGCGCTCCGTAAGCAGACGCGAAACCCTTTGCCGTGCTTACGCCGATGCGCAGGCCGGTGTAAGAGCCGGGTCCGGCCGAGACGGCAATTGTGTCCAATTGCGGAAAGCTGAGTCCCGCGGCGGCCACAACGCGCATGGCCATGGGTACGAGTTGCTCCGCGTGAGACCGGGGCCGCAAGTTCGTGGCGCCTGCACACACGCCGTTCGAGCCGATGACGGCAACGCTACAGGCGTTCCTGGCCGTCTCGATGGCAAGGAGATTAACAGCTTCTGATTTCATCGTTAACGCAGCTGCGACAGCTTATCGCTCGTTTTCCTCGTTTCCTCACCCACGGCCATCACATCGAAACCGGACCTTGATTATTTTGCTTCAATATGTAACTTTCGAACCCCTTTTGGCAGTCCGGCCAACCGCCTCACCGGCGGCTTTCAGGGCGTGAAATGATGTGGTTCACGGCCGGTTCCACCGGCCACACGTCGCTGGCGTTCGGACGTTGATGAAGGGTTATCGGCGCATGATTACGCTGCCAGGGCCGGTGCCGGCAGTCATTTCGGGCACTTCCGACTTTACGCCGCAGGGCACGGACTAAACGAGACATTCCATATGAAGGTTTACGACGGAGCACATATTCGCAATGTCGCACTGGTTGGACACCAGGGTAGCGGGAAAACCATGCTGGCCGAGGCGATGCTATTTGCGTCGGGTGCGATCAACCGCATGGGATCGATCGTGGATGGCTCAACGGTGAGTGATTACCACCCGAGTGAGAAGGAGCGGCAGATGTCCGTCTTCGCGTCACTTGTTCATGCCGAGTGGGAAGGGCACAAGATCAACATTGTGGACACGCCCGGATATCCTGACTTTGTGGGTGAAGTAGCAGGGTCACTGAAGATCGTGGACACGGC
It encodes:
- a CDS encoding acetyl-CoA carboxylase carboxyltransferase subunit beta, which gives rise to MAWFRREKAGIQTSLSDQIVVPEGQWIKCTECTEPVHRRELEDELLVCPKCGYHFKMSALGYFEIMFDDASFETYDEDLLAVDRLGFVDRKKYVDRLRDAKQKTGLNDGARAATGLIGGREVSVGAMDFSFIGGSMGSVIGEILARAIKRAHDREIPLVIIAQSGGARMMEGALSLMQMAKTSAQLARLAEKAIPYFVLLTNPTTGGVTASFAMLGDIHMAEPGALIGFAGPRVIRETMGQDLPDGFQRSEYLKEHGFVDLIVDRRELREMVIHLLNLVYEDA
- the tsaB gene encoding tRNA (adenosine(37)-N6)-threonylcarbamoyltransferase complex dimerization subunit type 1 TsaB; this translates as MKSEAVNLLAIETARNACSVAVIGSNGVCAGATNLRPRSHAEQLVPMAMRVVAAAGLSFPQLDTIAVSAGPGSYTGLRIGVSTAKGFASAYGAQIVGVPTLQAYAHAADHLSRLRQNRPELVAIALTARRSELYFGVFEMKNGDGLPSMLLDACVLSIDDSLDALAGLAGGRMVGVAGDAAKGLVAATKDRFRAIEMEFVPSAMSIGKIGLERANAGHVDDLRSFEPYYLKDYVARVSDKSVFERLPT